Proteins encoded within one genomic window of Humulus lupulus chromosome 1, drHumLupu1.1, whole genome shotgun sequence:
- the LOC133821559 gene encoding uncharacterized protein LOC133821559 encodes MDESVYFSVNNNNASIQILTGSNYKKLKRDVDFSFRIMDLDLCMHEDQPTTPTDVSTTAQRTLHAQWKKSNRLSLIAMKRSIPEHLLSGLHETTNAKEVLTNVGKLYDTCENVETGSLMDEVQTIKYDETKGVRDFILEIVNVQSKLKDRKIPLSDSYIIHHALNALPTSFSLIKTTYNTYNQTWSINDLILKCVAEENKLKKEKNELAHYVSHLKPDK; translated from the coding sequence TTTATTTTTCAGTGAACAACAACAATGCTTCCATTCAAATTTTGACTGGGTCCAACTACAAGAAGTTGAAACGAGATGTAGATTTTAGTTTTAGAATCATGGACTTGGACCTATGCATGCATGAAGATCAACCTACTACTCCAACTGATGTTAGCACTACTGCCCAGAGAACTCTCCATGCACAATGGAAAAAGTCAAATCGTCTCAGTCTAATAGCGATGAAAAGATCGATTCCTGAACATCTTTTGAGTGGTCTGCATGAGACAACTAATGCCAAAGAGGTTTTAACTAATGTGGGAAAATTATATGACACTTGTGAGAATGTTGAAACTGGATCTCTTATGGATGAGGTTCAAACCATCAAGTATGATGAAACTAAAGGAGTGAGGGACTTCATTCTGGAAATTGTCAATGTTCAATCAAAGCTAAAAGATCGTAAGATTCCTCTATCTGATTCCTATATTATCCATCATGCTCTCAATGCTCTTCCTACATCTTTCAGTCTTATTAAGACAACCTACAACACTTATAATCAAACATGGAGCATAAATGACCTAATTTTGAAGTGTGTGGCTGAGGAAAACAAGCTGAAAAAGGAGAAGAATGAGTTAGCTCATTATGTTTCTCACCTCAAGCCAGATAAATGA